In Haloterrigena turkmenica DSM 5511, a single genomic region encodes these proteins:
- a CDS encoding HalX domain-containing protein has translation MSDGLEILVVDDEARLADLFAAWLQSEWTVDTAYDGEEALEKMSDSVEVVLLDRRMPGLSGDEVLERIRDAGYESRVVMVTAVDPDFDIIEMGFDDYLVKPVSKDELIEIVDDVADRTEYESDIQEYYALVSKKALLESEKADRELANNEEYQDLCDRVAELEARVDETVSGMSSHDDFVGAFQDLQSEH, from the coding sequence ATGAGTGACGGTCTCGAGATCCTCGTCGTCGACGACGAGGCGCGCCTCGCGGATCTGTTCGCCGCGTGGCTCCAGAGCGAGTGGACCGTCGACACGGCCTACGACGGCGAAGAGGCCCTCGAGAAGATGTCCGACTCCGTCGAAGTCGTCCTGTTGGACCGCCGAATGCCGGGTCTTTCGGGCGACGAGGTGCTCGAGCGAATCAGGGACGCCGGCTACGAGTCCCGGGTGGTGATGGTGACGGCAGTCGATCCCGACTTCGATATCATCGAAATGGGATTCGACGATTACCTCGTCAAACCGGTCTCGAAGGACGAACTGATCGAGATCGTCGACGACGTCGCCGACCGAACGGAGTACGAATCGGACATCCAGGAGTACTACGCGCTCGTCTCGAAGAAGGCGCTGCTGGAATCCGAGAAGGCCGATCGGGAACTCGCGAACAACGAGGAGTATCAGGACCTCTGTGACCGCGTCGCGGAACTCGAGGCCCGCGTCGACGAGACCGTCTCCGGAATGTCGTCCCACGACGACTTCGTCGGTGCGTTTCAGGACCTGCAGTCGGAGCACTAA